From Lytechinus pictus isolate F3 Inbred chromosome 6, Lp3.0, whole genome shotgun sequence, the proteins below share one genomic window:
- the LOC129263795 gene encoding zinc transporter ZIP4-like — MAVSSRPYSVVGITLLLLFLQSCSVSAEKDLFRPRREADDHDHDHHSDEEHFVAVGNYLLDQELSAQRTSGDFEENHDQNITSTQVDILILTLFSRVGCESLVNNCSKCADDFQNDLFNALNVDPTNGFSEDVFHEAAPLLLYALFDLEALCAAGPGGTDLDEEVVLGELMSAGENGTNTTMSEEDLEEILHVISENYTATTQATCFDVESVFTATVEDHEAGANESEVHSVAEEVINSILHGYCIGEASLPSTDDFVDAVFDSYAADGVIPEEEFEHLVSDLGIGGSSGEHDDHEDHDDHDHRRRRHVDIPVAAVGYIHRTERAVDDHDHDHDGHSEELNVSSTCYTGEELLDIHGIEHEAGITESQYAALCPSLVQQILSGSCSSDEHNDPTDAITNAEIWGYGNLVVLIISLLAVFGAIFVPCMSGFVYEAVIQTMMALAVATLTGDALLHLIPQALGLHSHGGSGHDHADHGPTSPELAYVWKCLVIEVFIYVFFLIERIASMTDVCGHDHSLDKAAMGTDTAKTPITAFQRSTKVSDSTKQLATAENGEDQKVRYMKGCGTVPFMIVVGDALHNFGDGLAIGASFTLGISAGLSTSIAVFCHELPHELGDLAILLNQGMRLPIAVFWNLLSACTCFLGLWVGIPLAQTENAAEWIFAATAGTFLYVGLVHMLPLLHSYKGERKGTVFILQNIGFLLGTLLILLIALYEDAINVAI; from the exons ATGGCGGTGTCTTCAAGGCCTTATAGTGTCGTGGGCATAACACTACTTTTACTTTTCCTCCAATCTTGTTCGGTTTCGGCGGAAAAGGATTTGTTCAGACCCAGACGAGAAGCAGACGACCACGACCACGACCACCATTCAGATGAGGAACACTTTGTAGCTGTCGGAAATTATCTGTTAGATCAGGAGTTATCCGCACAGAGAACCTCCGGTGATTTTGAGGAAAATCATGACCAAAACATTACTTCAACACAAGTCGACATTTTGATTTTGACGCTCTTTTCAAGGGTTGGATGTGAAAGTCTTGTCAATAACTGCTCCAAG TGCGCCGATGATTTTCAGAATGATCTATTCAACGCCCTCAACGTTGACCCGACGAATGGCTTCAGTGAGGATGTCTTTCACGAAGCAGCTCCGCTACTGCTCTATGCTCTCTTCGACCTGGAGGCCTTGTGCGCCGCTGGACCTGGCGGAACAGACCTTGATGAGGAAGTAGTGCTTGGGGAGTTGATGTCTGCCGGAGAAAACGGGACGAATACCACCATGTCCGAAGAAGACCTGGAAGAAATCTTACATGTGATTAGTGAGAATTACACGGCTACAACCCAAGCAACG TGTTTCGATGTCGAATCGGTGTTTACCGCAACTGTTGAAGACCACGAAGCCGGAGCGAACGAAAGCGAGGTCCATAGCGTCGCCGAGGAAGTGATCAACAGCATTCTTCACGGATACTGTATCGGCGAGGCAAGTTTACCATCTACCGACGATTTTGTGGATGCAGTTTTCGATTCCTACGCTGCTGATGGAGTCATTCCTGAAGAAG AATTCGAGCATTTGGTTTCTGATCTTGGTATTGGGGGCTCTTCTGGAGAACATGACGACCACGAGGACCACGATGACCATGATCACCGTCGAAGGAGACATGTCGACATTccggtggcagcggtgggatacatACATCGCACGGAGCGTGCCGTGGATGACCACGATCATGATCACGATGGACACTCGGAGGAGTTAAACGTATCTTCT ACATGCTACACGGGGGAGGAACTCCTAGACATTCACGGAATCGAACACGAAGCTGGTATCACGGAGTCCCAGTACGCAGCCCTGTGTCCATCCCTAGTCCAGCAGATCCTCTCCGGTTCCTGCAGCAGTGATGAACATAATGACCCAACTGATGCGATTACAAACGCCGAGA tttggggCTATGGTAACCTGGTTGTCctcatcatcagtctcctcgcCGTTTTCGGGGCTATTTTTGTTCCATGCATGTCCGGTTTCGTGTACGAGGCTGTTATTCAAACAATGATGGCGCTCGCCGTAGCAACATTGACAGGGGACGCCTTGTTACATCTTATACCACAG GCTCTCGGATTACATTCTCATGGTGGTTCGGGCCACGACCACGCCGACCACGGTCCGACCAGCCCCGAGCTAGCCTACGTATGGAAATGTCTCGTGATAGAGGTATTCATCTACGTATTCTTCCTGATCGAGAGGATCGCTAGTATGACTGAC GTCTGTGGACATGATCATTCCTTAGACAAGGCAGCAATGGGAACAGACACTGCTAAGACCCCCATTACCGCCTTCCAACGGTCCACAAAGGTATCCGATTCTACAAAGCAACTG gcaaCGGCTGAGAACGGAGAAGATCAGAAGGTCAGATACATGAAAg GTTGTGGGACCGTTCCTTTCATGATCGTGGTGGGGGATGCTCTTCATAATTTCGGAGATGGACTTGCGATCGGGGCTTCATTCACTCTTGGGATCTCTGCCGGTCTCAGCACGAGCATCGCCGTGTTCTGCCACGAGCTGCCTCACGAGTTAG GGGACTTGGCCATTCTTCTTAACCAAGGAATGCGCCTGCCAATAGCTGTGTTTTGGAACCTTCTCTCCGCGTGCACATGCTTTTTGGGATTGTGGGTCGGCATCCCTCTCGCGCAGACGGAGAACGCGGCGGAATGGATTTTCGCTGCTACCGCCGGCACGTTTCTTTACGTTGGACTTGTGCACATG CTCCCCCTTCTGCATTCCTACAAAGGCGAGAGAAAGGGAACCGTCTTCATTCTGCAGAATATCGGCTTCCTGCTTGGGACACTCCTCATCCTGCTCATCGCTCTCTACGAGGACGCCATTAACGTCGCAATCTGA